From the genome of Nicotiana sylvestris chromosome 1, ASM39365v2, whole genome shotgun sequence:
TCAGTCGAGATGTCATCTTCAAAGAGAATGTCTTTCCATTCAAATTTCCTAGAAATTACTTCTTTTGTAGACCTGATATTAGTCCTATTTTCTTAGACTCTTCTTACTTCCCTTCATATTCTCCTGTTACACCTAACTCAATTGTTTCACCTCCTACCTGTATTGAATCCACTCTTAGTCAACCACTTTCTCCTATATTATCTGATCCTCCTTCCTTACCAGAAGGCACACCACCTACTCCTCGTCCAGAAGTAGTTCAATCTATAGTACCTACTTTTTCACCTTCTGTTGCTTTGAATCCAACTACAACTCCTCCTAGGAGATATTGTAGGACCACTAAGCCTTCTATTTGGCTGACAGACTATGTCCATCCTCCATTACCATCAACCATTAATCCTACTACCTCTTACCCTCTTCAACACTTTGTATCTTATTCCCATCTTCCCACTCAGTTTCAGTCTTTCCTTGCTACCCTTTCTACTGATACAGAACCATCCTCTTACTCTTAAGCCATATGGATCAAGGTTATGAAGCTTGAGATTGAAGCTATAGAAGATAACCATACTTGGGAAGTAGTTGACTTACCTAAAGAAAAGGTTCCAATAGGCTGCAAATGGGTCTATAAAATAAAGTACAATGCAGATGGATCTGTAGAAAGGTTCAAAGCTAGACTTGTAGCTAAGGGGTATACTCAACAAGAAGATTTAGACTTTCATGACACCTTCTCCCCTATAGCTAAGCTTACTACTGTTAGAACTGTAGTTGCAACTGTTGCTCTTCAGAATTAGCCAATTTTCCAAATGGATGTTCATAATGCCCTTTTAAATGGGGATCTTGATGAGGAAGTATATATGACTCTACCATAGGGATTTAGTATCCAGGGGAAGACTAAAGTATGCAGGCTACTTAAATCCCTATATGGGTTAAAACAAGCATCCATACAATGGAACTTACAATTGACCCAAGATTTATTGAAAGGTGATTTTAAGCAAAGCAAATATGATTATTCTCTCTTTACCAAAACTATGAATGACAAATTTGTGCTGATACTTGTATATGTAGATGACTTGCTTATTACAAGGAATGATTTGGAAGAAATTCAGAGAGCAGAATCTACACTGCAccaaaattttaagttgaaagatCTGGGAGACTTAAGATATTTCTTGGGGATAGAATTTGCTAGATCAACTGAGGGTATTTTTATGTCCCAAAGGAAATATGTTTTAGATATGATTTCAGATGTAGGATTGGCAGGTTCAAGGCCAAAAGAGACACCCATGGAGCAAAACCTCAAACTGACAAGTACTGAGTTTAATGAATGTCTGAAGACTTGTGACAATGATGAAACTTTAGAGGATACGGGGAGATTTCAGAGACTGATTGGCAAGCTATTGTACCTGACAATAACAAGGCCAGACATTGCATATGCATTTCAATGTCTAAGCCAATTTATGCATTCACCTAAGAAGTCACATTATGAAGCAGCACTACATGTGGTTAGATGCATAAAGAATCAGCCGGGACTTGGGTTGCTAATGTCAAGCAAAAGTGAGCAAAAAATAGAAGCATATTGTGACTCGAATTGGGCTTCTTGTCCCATGTCCAGAAAGTCAGTCACTGGGTACTGCATCAAGCTCGGGAGTTCACTCATTTCGTGGAAAGCAAAGAAATAGAATACCATCTCTAGAAGCTCAGCAGAGGCCGAGTATAAGAGCATGGCACACACAGTTGCAGAGTTGGTTTGGTTAAGTGGTATGTTAAAGGAGTTGAAAGTGAGTGTAAGATTGTCTATAGAGCTATTCTGTAACAACAAGGCTGCCCTACAGATTGCTGCAAATCCAATTTACCATGAGATAACAAAGCATATAGAAATAGACTGTCATTTCATAAGAGAGAAGATTCAAGGAGGCTTAATCAAGACCTCATACATTCCCAACCAAGAGCAACCTACAGATATCTTGACTAAGGCTTTGGGAGACTAGCAACATGTTGTGCTACTATCCAAGTTgggaatgaaaaatattttctcatTCTCAACTTCAGAGGGAGTGTTGAGATGTATAACTTGTAGTGATTGTACATTGTGCTATTTAAGTAGTAGTGTTCTAGAAGATTAGTTAAGTGAGCTATGTGATAGTTGTATTGTTAGTTAGTTGGTCATATTAAAGTTAGTGGAGGTTAGAATTAACTAGTATATAAATAGGCTTGTACAGATCATTTCTTAAGATTGAGCTTCTGTTGATAAGAAAAAGATATTTTCCCTTCCAGCCCCTTCTCTCTCTATCTAGAAGATAACATTTAGTAATCTTCGATCACTCATCAATGGCAGACCTAGGGCTCATTTTAACAAATTAACAATAATCCATGTGTGAATACCACCTGCTATATTGCTCGATAATGTATGCAGGTCTAGGTTGTTTGATGCTTTCCATAGGTATGGGCGTATGGCTATTGACGAATGTGGCGACCAAGAAAACATTCACGGTGGATGTCTACGCAATTGAAATCTTTGATAGATTTGTTCAAAACGTGGGTGATTTTTCCTGGTTTATTTTCCTAAATCAGTAATGGTGATGATCAGGTTGAAGCAATGGGTCAAGTCCTCCCTTTACTTCAATTAACAGTAATACGGTAAATTATTTAACATCAGTTAGGTTAAAGGAGCAATATCAAACATTTAAATTGAGGACTAAAATCAGAATAAAACAATAATACAGGAATCAAAAATGCTATTTGCCCTTAAAAAATTTCAGGGCCCTTAAATTTTGGTAGCCTAAAGTGAAGGCTTTACCAGCCTCCCCTTGAGCTGCCCTTGGGTTATGCCAATAGATTTGCTGTCCTGCATAGCTTGTTGCTTGCTACGTAACATATTTCTTCTGTACAATTTTCAAGAACAAGGGTTAAGTAAAACACTATACACTTATAAGGAGTATCTTCCCTTctcaattccttttttttttttttggggtccAATCAATGCAAATCCCTGTTTCTTCTAATGGTAATCATATTGCTAGTGTTCCTTCACTGACTTGGTTCTCATCCGAAGAATCTGGAGGCTGAACTTTGCCTTTATTCACCACACGAGAAAATCCATAGCCTAGAGAACTTCCACTAGTTTCACATAGCTGCAAAACAAAATCCAGTGGGCTGCATAAAATATCTAACAAAATCTGAACTATGAAACCTCGTACAACATTCCAAAAGCTAAGACAAGTAGTGCAATTATAATTTACCTCAGTAAGCTCAGAGAGGTGGCGGGACCTAAACTCGTTGATTGTTGCCGCTATCTCTGACATTGGCAGCTTAGCCTAGAAGACACAATGTATActcataattttatttgcttCACGATGGTTATAGATTGCCAAAAGCAAACTACAAAGAGGTCGAGATGCAAAATGCAGTGCGCAGCTAGATTATTGCATCAGAAGATCCAACAATTGGTCCTTCCCGTCAAGAATGTTAAAGTATACAGTAGAACAAATCTCTATCCAATCATAAATTATGATACGCATTTCAGCTTTGAGGTATATCATTTTCTAACAAAAAGTTCGAAAAAATCACTCTGATTTAATATTTTAGGGAGGGGATTGTGGGATTATGCAGTTGTGAAGTGCTTTAAAATCACTGTATCACATAAAGAGGTAATAGGCCGCTGAATTTGAATGAAACCTTGAGAAAGCCATATGCGATAACATTGTGAAGGACTAGTGTAGAATGATACATGATGATAAGCTATTGAATCATCATCCATATCACTCTACAGTATTGGGACGAAACTTCTCAAATCAGAATTTGGTTATACTGATTACTTACCAGCTCATAACTCGCTACATAACAGAATATCTAGGGTTGCTTATCAAATCTACTTACTTGTGCAAGGACAGCAGCGGCCAACTGCAGGCTTGGTTCCAAGGTCTCAGGCACAACCTGTAAAAGTTTTTATCCACCTCAGTCAATGCATTGTTCATCATTTATCCAACTATCAAATGTGCAACTATTTCCTCTTTTATGCATGATATGTTACAACTACAAATTTTACCATAGCACAACATAATACACCGGCAATAAACAAAATTTTCAAGACTCAGAATCCAAATGTTATCAAGAGATATACAGAATGCTAAGTGAAAAAATATGAACAAGTTTCCAACGAAAAGATCAATAGCAGAAATTAGAATAAGAAAGATACCGCTGTTGCTCCAGCCTTTTCTAGATTGAGGCCATGATCCACATCATGAGCACGTACAAATGTTTTCACATTGGGAAAGTACTTGCTCAAGGCCCAAACAGTTCTGTAATTTGCACCGGGAGTATCTAATGTTATTGCGGCAGCACATGCTCTTTCAGCTCCAACTTTATGTAGAACCTAGTAATCGGAACACAGAATGTCAAAATAAAATACCCGAAATGATAATCTTAAGTTCAGGAATTTGCTTTACCTCTCGGCTACCAGCATCACCAAAGTATACAGGAAGGTCAAGTGCACGACCAACTGCAACTCGTTCACTGCATTTATTATAGAAACATCTATTAAGACGAGCCTCAGGATATTCATGGTAACTGATAACAATTGGAAAATTTAAGTGAAAGCAACATTTCCTGcactcccccccccccaaccacAACCAACAAAACAAAGAAACCTTTCTTTAGATGCAGTAATCAAGTTAATACTTGTTGATGCTCTTATAATCAACTGCTGAAAATCTAAGTACTCGAGAGCAATATGATGATAGTCAAGATCCAATTACAATCAAAGCTCCAGCATATAATGAAACTCTAGTACCCTTTTATGTTTTTGAGAAATTCAGGTAATCATGTCTACACATAAGATACTGCATACAGCCGCACAATCCATCTAAGTAGTTAAGAGTACTATAGAGAGCAACATTACAAGCTTTGGTTGGGAACCAACTTTGATTCTAATTCATATCTGATttgctatgttgctcggactcgggTGTGGGTATCCGATCTGGGTGCGGATCCAAAGATGGATCCTTCATaatctaaattttaagattcaGGGATACGGGATCCAGATACAGATACGGGTGCGGGGATTCGgcaaaaaataattcaaaattctAAAGATAGATTTATAGAAATATCCTAAATTATCTGGTGTGGGGATCCAGATACAGATACACATTTCACGGATACGGGTGGACTATTGAAGTTATGTCATTTCCCATGTCTTAAAATATGTACTAACTTTTATCTTGAGAAATCAAAGTCCCATTTTTTTCCTCAAACTTGTCCATGGATTGTGGTCAAAGTATCCGATGTCGGGTTGACCACATCCGGTATGAATCTCACACCCTTACCCTTACTAGTGTCATGTAGACACGGGTGCGGCGCTGAAATGAGGAGTCCGTGCAACATAGCTGATTTGTGAAATATCTAAAAGTCCAATTAAGGACTTCTCTGTTCTGGACCAGTTTCCTCAGTTCTCTGGCTTGGCACTGGCACTGGCACTCTTACAGGAAAACCATCATCTGATTCTCTTTCACTGTCATCCCTTCGATGCATGCATGAATATGAACATTttatatagagagagaaaaacaaaaactTTTACTTTAATATCCTAAAGGTTGATAATGACTGATGACTCACAATTAACAAACTACATAATATCTTATAAAGAAAAACCATTTTCTTACATTTGGTCAGCTATAAAGATCTGGTGGCTTTTAAGAGTAGTTGATAGTGGAGGTGCTGCTTTGTAAGTTGTGACATGGTGGTGAGAAAACGTAAGCACGGGATAGGAATATAGAGATCTGAGGTAGAAAGTCACTTACACCTCAAAAGATGTAAGTTGTTCTTCCTCctgcattttttcttttcttttacgaaaaatataaaattttagaACCACCATATCAGGAAATGACATCATGGAAGAAAAAATTCTATGTCAGATTAACAAACAGCAGATGAAATCTTCACTGAACCTACAGGAGCTGAAATCAGTTGAATGTGGGTAAAAAGAGAATCATACCTTCGCACATCAAGTGCAACAAACGGAATCAGTCGCTCGGAGAGAAGTTGGGCAATGATCTGTTAAGATGAAAACTAATTCAACAGGCAGTAGATGGAAACAGCTTCAACCAAAGTTTGAAAATCATTCTGTCAAATGATCAATTTAACCAATTCATGAAGCAGGGGGCAAAACCTGGCCAACACGACCAAATCCACAAATAATGATATGATCCTGCAAATCATCTGTCTGCGAAGGAAAAAAGGAACTATCAGTCTACACCTTTTATTAAGCAATAAATTTAAGTCAGTGAAATCTTCATTACATTTACGAAGGTAATAATCCAGAAAGATATCATTAAATGATGTAGTCCTTCAAGTAATGAGCTTTGGTAACTGAATATTTGTTACTTCTCAGACAAATGATCTTCGTAATAAATGCTAGCATTACCAATAGCAATTAAATTTAAAGCAAAGAAGCAATGAGTTAAAGAACAAATTAAGTATTGAACAGTTAAAAttagaagaagagaaaaattatGTTAAATAAGCATGGAAAGAAAACAAAGTGAGGCATAAGGTTCAGCAGAAACCTAACCAAATGATGAAATGAAGCTAGAATTCAATAGACAGTATTTTCAAGGGGAAAAAAAGCTTTGCATAGAGAAACTGCAGGGGTCCAAAagacttatagcctgtttggccaagccggagaaatcagcttattttgagaagtgcttttgaaaaaagtacttttggagagaatcagtttgtgtttggctaatcagtctgaaaagcacttttgagaaataatttgtgtttggccaagctttttagaaagtgcttttaagtgtcaaattacgaataaggacatgaatagatttacttaataattaatattataagtaaataaataatatcaaaattttgttattacatgcaataattaaaaaaaatcattttatttaagtaaaatatgaaaataaaattaaaaagtacttaattcttttaatataagttaaatatattaaaattccttcaacaaatataaaagcattcaccactaaagtcactatatattagaaagtttcctaaaaataagaagaaatatttataaattaatatcctaagtattaggtttaggggttattttggtatatactatattttgttaagggtattttaggtaagaagaaaagtcaaaactgcttctgcttctgtttttggaaagaagctacttttttctactTCTCTGAAACTGCTTGTTTCTtcccaaaaacacttttttcccaaataagcttggccaaacacctcaaattagggaaaaaagtgcttttgggaaaaaaagcacttttttgtcttgagaagcttggccaaacaggctatcaGTACCATAAAACTGAGACATGGGACTTAAATAGCAACAACAAAGTAGAGCACAAAACTTAAGAGATGAACCAGGATCAAAGAAAAGCACTGAAAGAAGAAAGCAGACGGGGATGAagaattgtaacgacccgaccggtcgttttgagcttttgcacttcgctcgccagttctcgggcatgactagccccgtgtgatgtattatgacttatgtaaatcgtcggttttggttttcagggtaatcggaatgaatttggaagaacagttctcagtttgataAGGGTGTCTAACGGGTCGGGTTTAACCGTAAccggaccggcccagaccggttaAAACCGGAACCGGCCCGGACCGATACAAGGGGGCGGATGGGGCTGGGTTAATGGGGTAAGGGGTTGGTCCGTTTACGTTGGGGCTACCGGTTAACCGGCCCGGTCAAACCCGGTCAACGGTTTTTACTGTAGAACCGGTTAACCGGCCCGGCCCAGACTGGCATAACGGCAActttcaaattattatttttttaaaaattttctaCTTTCTGACCGttggcccaacggctattttgcacatttagcccttttttgggccaattttttttaaaatttaacacTTTTTGTAATTACTAATTTAgccctttgaaaaactataaatacactcccctcttcttcattttttcactcatctctcatttctcaaactcaaattctcaattcaagttaaatcatgccccgtacttctagagtgcgctcatatgtttgggaacactttgaggtggtagaagaaaatgaagaagttcagaaagtaaagtgcaagaactgtggtcgagtCTTAAATCTTCGTCCAAAGTGTGGCACAGgcagtttaaggaggcatatgaaGAAAGTTGTCTTCAGCGTCCTCCAAAAATTcgtatttaagttgatttgagacaatttgtgttattttaaaaattagacgtatttatgcttgatgttttagtttgttagattaatttgaagtattattatgtatgaaaatttagttttactcttttttcgttaatttacttgttaaatACAAACTtcaattttgtaattttgaaataaatgtagtacttgcaatttataagcgcaattttttctcatcttcattgtattctttatatttttactttatattaatataacttataatagttatacaaaataaaaataaaaaaaaattacactaaCCCGACCCAGCCCCTTGTACCCGTAACCAGTACGGTTcattttttacccggatgaacccgaacaCGTTAAACCCGATATGCCCTAACCCGTAAGTTGGAGTAGTGTCATTtgtaacgtgtgtgcaaaatttcaggccattcggacgaggtttgatagattttttgatcgagagcagaatttgaaagtttttggaattcttaggcttgaatccgatgtaaatttggtgttttgatgttgttttgagcgttccgaaggttggaacaagtttgaatgatgttatgggatatgttggcatgtttggttgaggtcccgaaggcctcgggtgagtttcggatggttaaacgCACCAGTTGCATGTTTGAGAAATTGCAGATTTGGCTTCAGTTCTGTTGCAGATTTTTGTTctctgcgatcgcgtagaagggtTCACGATCGCGTGTAGGTCTGTTGAGGGCAGCTGGAAAATTTGTCTTATGCGATCGCCAATTTGGGTCTGCGATCGCGAAGGTCTGTGGAGTTGGCTATCGCGACCGCGTGGCtaaggtcgcgatcgcgaagaaggatttggggCAGTCGTGAGGTGAAGGGAtttctctacgcgatcgcgatgttTGATGAGTTTGTTGTCCGCGATCACGTGTGTGTTTCTGCGATCGCGTAAGGTTTATTGGGGTCAGTCATCATTCGTGCTTCGCGATCGTGAGGCaatttccgcgatcgcgaagaaggaaataactgggcagaatgtttgagttcaaaatcgagggtttaagtccaatatcacaaaaacaattagagagctcgggagaagatgaaatttgaggagattttcagtggagcaactggggtaagtattcttcactcatatttggtttaattccatgatttagtcttgattcttatcatttaatttgagaaattagagtggaaattgggaaaaaatggaagaatagtttgagaattcttttcgggatttgaatgggcatttgatgtcagattttgatgattttggtatgtatagacttgtgagaggataaggaatttattgatgtaatttttatcggatttcgagacgtgggcccgagggtcagggtcggccaatttcgggattttagatgtaaattggttatttttgagtgggcgttgttcccttagcatattttgatggtataaatctgtatttggttagatttggagcatttggagaccgagtcgagaggcaagggcatcgcgggctagagtttggactggattgaggtaagtaatgcttgtaaatgtttgtcccgagggtatgaaaccccggatttcacatcgttgtgctactttgaggtgacgcacacgctagatgacgagcgtggggtcgtgcaccattggggattgtgacttactCCGTCCCGTATTACTATTaaaccacgtatttgattgaaaactgtttgatatcattgtgttttggaaagtattatcatgttttgggttgaatgccatatttgggcctcgtgccaactgttttggacccttaggggatttttactattattcctcactgttttgactttatatttgtactcagtcatgctatattctattgctttcataactcagccatatttactccagttttgatattttaaatgatattttggactgagcatcatgttttactgccGCCCGAGTAGCATGAGAGATTtctaactgagtgaggccgagggcctgtgttgtgaggcaattatgggatcgagctgcgTGCCGTAGCagtgtggtactgatttatgattatgaggccgagggcctgatttcttatgccacgaggtggcttgatatgaggccgagagcctgtttgattatgctacgagatggtTTGTTATTGggattgggccgtaaggggcccctcccggagtctgtacacccctagtgagcgcgggtacccagtgtgtgatatgatgtagcccgaggggcggttcttgattcatgttatgcccgaggagctgattacgagtgattgtgaggtagcccgaggggctggttctattgatattatgcccgaggggcggtttatggtacatgttttgcccgaagggctatctacgttttctatcatttttactcactgttttatcactcgtttgaaactattgaaaattgttttcaaaggtttttactgaaattgagcttgatttacgaagtaaatgatttctgtactgtgttGGAAATGTCCTGCATTTGTTGTAGCATGTTGACGTggttacgtgttttcttactgttcagctttcatttacttttattacttactgagttggcgtactcacattactccctgcaccttgtgtgcagattcaggtatttctgaa
Proteins encoded in this window:
- the LOC138876679 gene encoding uncharacterized mitochondrial protein AtMg00810-like, giving the protein MNDKFVLILVYVDDLLITRNDLEEIQRAESTLHQNFKLKDLGDLRYFLGIEFARSTEGIFMSQRKYVLDMISDVGLAGSRPKETPMEQNLKLTSTEFNECLKTCDNDETLEDTGRFQRLIGKLLYLTITRPDIAYAFQCLSQFMHSPKKSHYEAALHVVRCIKNQPGLGLLMSSKSEQKIEAYCDSNWASCPMSRKSVTGYCIKLGSSLISWKAKK